In a genomic window of Temperatibacter marinus:
- the bioD gene encoding dethiobiotin synthase, with amino-acid sequence MSHYFITSTGTEIGKTLVTAGLAHQYGYKAFKPIISGVTASTMEGSDTHILAEAQGLPLTLETWNTLSPLRYKAPLAPSMAAELEHKPLCYEKLLDLCQHWLNEHSSCLIEGVGGSFVPLVGDKLVADWIKDLNLSCYLVVGSYLGTISHTLATIEAQISRGIKTEKIFMSESAGDRQPDLQRTALEIEKLTNCSVTVIPRIRSNNPWKELPPLQ; translated from the coding sequence ATGAGTCACTATTTCATCACATCTACAGGTACGGAAATAGGGAAAACCCTTGTAACTGCTGGCCTAGCCCATCAATATGGCTATAAGGCCTTTAAGCCAATCATCAGCGGTGTGACCGCGAGCACCATGGAAGGCTCAGACACTCATATTCTTGCTGAAGCTCAGGGCCTGCCCTTAACTTTGGAAACTTGGAACACCCTGTCCCCTCTTCGATATAAAGCGCCACTTGCGCCCAGTATGGCAGCTGAGCTTGAGCACAAGCCCCTATGCTATGAGAAACTTCTTGATCTTTGCCAACACTGGCTGAATGAACACTCTTCTTGTTTAATAGAGGGTGTCGGCGGTTCCTTTGTCCCCTTGGTTGGTGATAAACTGGTTGCCGACTGGATAAAAGATCTAAACCTATCATGCTATCTGGTGGTGGGCAGTTATCTTGGGACGATCTCACACACACTTGCAACTATAGAAGCTCAAATCAGTCGCGGCATAAAGACAGAAAAAATCTTTATGTCGGAATCTGCAGGCGATCGTCAGCCCGATCTTCAGCGTACAGCTTTAGAAATTGAAAAACTTACCAACTGTTCTGTAACCGTCATTCCAAGAATTCGCTCTAACAATCCATGGAAAGAATTGCCCCCCCTGCAATAA
- a CDS encoding aminotransferase class I/II-fold pyridoxal phosphate-dependent enzyme, with protein MKSLETYTKAKLDAIDAKAQRRFLFDHSRSADMSATRESWGQIVSFTDNDYLGLSTDPAVIDAAQKAMAQYGAGAGASRLVTGNHPLHRDLEKKIAQMKGTEDAVVFGSGYMANTGVIPTFLGKQDVIFADELIHTSLHAGIKLSGATVYFFNHNDCDHLKELLRQYRHQYPHAMIVVDGVYSMDGDMAPLKKQGQIAKVFDCWLYSDDAHGFGVVGGGKGSTVAQEAEGLIPFQMGTLSKAIGSYGGYLAASHAVCELLRSRSRSLIYTTALPPAVIAASIRSLEIIETDKERIQRPVILAQRFADALNLPNPTTPIVPLIMGSEEDTLAASKSLADQGYLAWAFRPPTVAPGTSRLRFCFSATHSDAQVDGLIQACLSIGLLA; from the coding sequence ATGAAAAGCCTAGAGACATATACCAAAGCAAAACTAGATGCGATTGACGCTAAAGCCCAGAGACGGTTTCTATTCGACCATTCGCGAAGTGCTGATATGTCTGCGACGAGAGAGAGCTGGGGTCAGATCGTTAGTTTTACAGATAATGATTATCTTGGATTATCGACCGATCCTGCAGTAATAGACGCCGCTCAGAAAGCTATGGCTCAGTACGGCGCAGGTGCAGGTGCCTCGCGCCTTGTCACAGGAAATCATCCTCTACACCGGGATTTGGAAAAGAAAATTGCACAGATGAAAGGCACCGAAGATGCGGTGGTTTTCGGGTCTGGATATATGGCGAACACAGGTGTTATTCCGACATTCTTAGGGAAACAAGATGTTATATTTGCAGATGAATTAATCCATACATCTCTACATGCAGGTATCAAATTATCAGGCGCTACTGTTTATTTTTTCAATCATAACGACTGTGACCATCTGAAAGAATTGTTAAGACAATATCGACATCAATATCCCCATGCGATGATCGTGGTAGACGGTGTCTATTCTATGGACGGTGATATGGCACCGCTTAAAAAACAAGGCCAAATTGCCAAGGTTTTTGATTGCTGGCTATACAGTGATGATGCCCATGGATTTGGCGTTGTTGGCGGGGGTAAAGGGTCAACTGTGGCTCAAGAGGCCGAAGGACTGATTCCATTTCAGATGGGGACACTCTCAAAAGCAATTGGAAGCTATGGAGGCTATCTCGCGGCCAGTCACGCTGTGTGCGAATTATTACGATCTCGTAGCAGAAGTTTAATCTATACAACAGCTCTTCCACCAGCTGTCATTGCTGCGAGTATTCGTTCTCTTGAGATTATAGAAACCGACAAGGAGCGCATACAGCGCCCTGTGATTCTAGCCCAGCGATTCGCTGATGCCCTTAATCTGCCAAATCCTACGACACCAATTGTTCCGCTGATTATGGGGTCTGAAGAAGACACTCTTGCAGCTTCTAAATCTCTTGCTGATCAAGGTTATCTAGCTTGGGCTTTTCGACCACCCACCGTTGCACCAGGCACAAGTCGATTAAGGTTTTGCTTCTCTGCGACACACTCGGACGCCCAAGTTGATGGTCTCATTCAAGCTTGTTTATCCATAGGATTATTGGCATGA
- the bioB gene encoding biotin synthase BioB: MNALTNPSSDNALDTRHDWKVQEIEALFEKPFMELVFEAAHTHRLYHDPNEVQLSQLISIKTGGCAEDCGYCSQSSKHAKTTGLKAEKLMEVERVLDAAKKAKEGGATRYCMGAAWTSPKDRDMDSLLAMVKGVKDLGLESCMTLGMLNQAQTAQLADAGLDYYNHNVDTSEEFYGEIITTRSYQERLDTLELVRENGINVCSGGIVGMGEKRRDRAGMLKTLANLPVHPDSVPINMLVAVPGTPLEHVKKMDPFEFVRTIAVARLLMPKAEVRLSAGRQEMSEECQALCFMAGASSIFYGDQLLTTPNPENNKDLALMQKLGMHAQAPKEAQGCKRQTAAE; this comes from the coding sequence ATGAATGCACTGACAAATCCCTCTTCAGACAATGCCTTAGACACACGCCATGACTGGAAAGTTCAAGAGATTGAAGCTCTTTTTGAAAAACCATTCATGGAGCTTGTATTTGAAGCAGCACATACTCATCGTCTCTATCATGACCCAAACGAAGTACAGTTATCTCAGTTAATCTCGATTAAAACAGGCGGGTGTGCTGAAGATTGTGGCTATTGTTCTCAGTCCTCAAAACATGCGAAAACGACTGGCTTAAAAGCTGAAAAATTGATGGAAGTCGAACGGGTTCTTGATGCAGCAAAGAAAGCAAAAGAAGGTGGTGCGACGCGCTATTGTATGGGCGCTGCGTGGACCAGTCCAAAGGATAGAGACATGGACTCGCTTTTGGCTATGGTAAAAGGCGTGAAAGATCTTGGACTCGAAAGCTGCATGACCCTTGGCATGCTCAATCAGGCACAAACAGCGCAACTAGCTGACGCTGGTCTTGATTATTACAATCACAATGTTGATACCAGTGAAGAATTTTATGGCGAAATTATTACTACTCGAAGCTACCAAGAACGTTTAGACACCCTTGAATTGGTTCGTGAGAATGGCATTAATGTCTGTTCTGGGGGAATTGTCGGAATGGGTGAGAAACGCCGGGATCGTGCGGGCATGCTGAAGACATTGGCAAATTTGCCGGTGCACCCTGATAGTGTGCCAATCAACATGCTTGTGGCTGTACCTGGCACCCCTCTGGAACATGTCAAAAAGATGGATCCATTTGAATTTGTTCGCACCATTGCTGTTGCACGTCTCTTAATGCCAAAGGCTGAAGTCAGGCTATCAGCAGGGCGTCAAGAGATGTCAGAAGAATGTCAGGCTCTTTGCTTTATGGCGGGAGCAAGCTCTATCTTTTATGGCGATCAATTGCTGACGACTCCCAATCCAGAAAATAATAAAGACCTTGCCTTGATGCAAAAACTTGGCATGCATGCGCAAGCGCCAAAAGAGGCTCAGGGGTGTAAGCGCCAAACGGCAGCAGAATAA
- a CDS encoding adenosylmethionine--8-amino-7-oxononanoate transaminase, whose product MTDTSSIWLPYTQMKTAPEPIEVVSTLDTRIELKDGRTLIDGIASWWTAAHGYNHPYIVEKVQEQLEQMPHVMLGGLVHNPIKKLTSRIAAMLPGSLNKCFVAESGSVSVEVGMKMCLQYYLNRGVKGRSKFVHFRDGYHGDTLGTMGICDPDEGMHSLFGDALVDNYLQELPRTAEEANQFAEWLLKNSNQIAGVITEPLVQGAGGMVFHEPETLQWIRKACDQAGVLMIVDEIFTGFGRTGTMFAIDQAGIIPDVVTLSKALTGGFVPLSIAVAREEIFESFYSDDPMKALMHGPTYMGHALGCAAANASLDLFQENDCLSAVAQINMQLGYELEKCREVACVKDVRTLGAIGVVQTHEGFDVQELKPKFIDAGVWVRPFRDIVYLTPAYTITPDDLTQLTESIYSVLST is encoded by the coding sequence ATGACGGACACATCTTCGATCTGGTTGCCTTACACACAAATGAAGACAGCCCCTGAGCCCATTGAGGTTGTATCAACTCTTGATACACGCATCGAGCTTAAAGATGGCCGAACTCTTATTGATGGCATTGCAAGTTGGTGGACAGCTGCGCACGGGTATAATCACCCTTACATTGTGGAAAAAGTGCAAGAACAGCTGGAACAAATGCCTCATGTGATGCTTGGGGGTTTAGTTCATAATCCAATTAAAAAGCTCACAAGTCGAATCGCTGCCATGTTGCCTGGAAGCCTAAATAAATGCTTTGTAGCAGAAAGCGGTTCTGTTTCTGTTGAAGTCGGCATGAAGATGTGCTTGCAGTATTATCTCAACAGAGGTGTCAAAGGCCGCAGCAAATTTGTACATTTCCGTGATGGATATCATGGTGATACGCTTGGCACGATGGGGATATGCGACCCTGATGAAGGTATGCATAGTCTCTTTGGAGATGCGTTGGTCGATAATTATTTACAAGAGCTGCCTCGCACAGCGGAAGAGGCCAATCAGTTCGCTGAATGGTTGCTTAAAAACAGCAATCAAATTGCGGGTGTAATCACTGAGCCTTTGGTGCAGGGAGCAGGGGGCATGGTCTTCCATGAGCCTGAAACCTTGCAATGGATACGCAAAGCTTGTGATCAGGCTGGTGTCTTGATGATTGTGGATGAAATTTTCACAGGTTTTGGGCGCACAGGCACAATGTTTGCCATTGATCAAGCAGGGATTATCCCTGATGTCGTTACGCTATCTAAAGCGCTGACAGGGGGATTTGTGCCGCTTTCAATCGCTGTTGCCCGAGAGGAGATTTTTGAGAGTTTTTATAGTGATGATCCGATGAAAGCTTTGATGCATGGTCCTACCTATATGGGGCATGCGTTAGGCTGTGCAGCTGCCAATGCTTCTCTAGATTTATTTCAAGAAAATGATTGCCTGTCAGCTGTTGCACAAATCAATATGCAGCTTGGTTATGAACTTGAAAAATGCCGCGAGGTTGCGTGCGTGAAAGATGTGCGAACACTTGGGGCTATTGGGGTCGTGCAGACGCATGAAGGCTTTGATGTTCAGGAATTAAAGCCGAAATTTATAGATGCTGGGGTTTGGGTTAGGCCGTTCAGGGATATTGTTTACCTCACCCCAGCCTATACGATTACGCCGGATGATTTAACCCAACTAACAGAGAGTATATATTCTGTTTTAAGCACATAA
- a CDS encoding NAD-glutamate dehydrogenase produces the protein MITKKDFNAIIKSIKTVANKDLKKNEAEAIHPFIDAFYPPTSPDDLMRRSATELYAIAKDCFDAAQKRVKGESIVKVYNPPKDNNHGHNHSIVIIVNDDMPFLVDSISGGLTVTNRTHMHMMHHPIMDVPRSDKGAVIGDSSTSLVGKRPSEGSLRESVMYIEIDALSGKASLDSLQAFVASILKDVRSAVKDWRPMTAKIDETVAALTVNPPGGDMDAAEETIEFLRWLGADHFTFLGFRQYRFDGDPLTADFNAVEKTGLGILRDETRYVLRGQDGLTAMSPEIRHFFTSKDPLIITKANVKATVHRPTHLDYVGVKLFDESGNVVGENRFIGLFTSLSYGRSVKDVPILRQKVDHIQETARFDKSSHAGKALLHIMESYPRDEFFQISNEHLYENCLGILQLTERPRTQAFIRRDKFERFVSAIVYVPRDNYHSGLREKIAQILCEAFNGEVSVYYANLSSAALARWHFIIRTKPGEVLNPDEKAIDDAISDAARGWQDRLKLSLVEKAGEELGTILYREYKDRFSMGYRENFDPAQAAFDVLKLNELTDEDRIRFDFYRHRADGDDHFRLKIHHKNRMVPLSDCLPLLENLGFHVIGEHSYTMQDGSPACIHDFTLYKPGGIDIAIEDTKPIIEDLLLNTWQGRAENDAFNTLVMTSGMTWSEILVLRAYGKYLRQLGLGYTPEYISQCMVEHSKLSATLVSLFRTLFDPQTKGNREKQAKTIANGLMSELEKVSSLDQDRILRAYLSVMSATQRTNFFQPGVLEGVDERALAFKLKTREIEEAPLPRPYAEIWVYSPRVEGVHLRGGPVARGGLRWSDRREDFRTEILGLVKAQQVKNTVIVPQGAKGGFFAKQLPAPSDREAFMNEGVAAYRMFITSLISLTDNLIKGDLVPPSNTWRRDSDDPYLVVAADKGTATFSDIANGISEAHNFWLGDAFASGGSNGYDHKGMGITAKGAWISVQRHFRELGVNTQTDPIATIGVGDMAGDVFGNGMLLSKTIALKAAFNHLHIFVDPNPKNLEKTWDERKRLFEMPRSSWEDYNKKLISKGGGIFSRSEKSIPLSAEMKEWLGVKDDTMAPNQLIHTILKAEADLLWFGGIGTYIRASDETDAEVGDRANNAIRIVPDQLKIKVIGEGGNLGMTHKARIELSKLGGRLNADFIDNSAGVDCSDKEVNIKILLADVLENGKMNRDERDTLLVEMTDEVSDIVLTDNYLQTQAISVTEAYATEQRDSHAGLMRMLEREGLLNREIENLPSDDKLAEMEAQDKGLTRPEISTLMSYAKMSLYDVLLEGTIVDGAVLRDELEWSFPKVLREKFPDEISRHRLKRELVATVLCNEVVNWAGLTFVYDIKEETGLAVEDIVAAFVIVREIYELKTNWQQINDLDYKIDSGLQYEMHNEVSLFIRHQVLWLLRNLAQPFDIQDLIRRFATPVHNLFSEADNLLTPESKKLAAEKISHFKKQGVTDELARVMAGMDSFRQVPDINAVAEATRRDVKEVAVLYFSLGEAAGFNWLRNASYAVQTEDRWDVLSLRSVREDLADQQRELTRKVLESSGQNKPEEALSAWLDAQKTKIIRTERLVADLKASGAMGLSKLSFAVRHLRSILK, from the coding sequence GTGATTACCAAAAAAGATTTTAACGCGATCATTAAGTCCATCAAAACCGTGGCAAATAAAGATCTGAAGAAAAATGAAGCGGAAGCCATTCATCCCTTCATCGATGCTTTTTATCCGCCCACCTCACCTGACGATCTCATGAGACGGTCAGCAACCGAGCTTTATGCAATCGCCAAGGACTGCTTTGACGCGGCTCAGAAAAGGGTCAAAGGAGAATCGATCGTTAAAGTCTACAATCCTCCTAAAGACAATAATCACGGTCACAATCATTCTATTGTAATCATCGTCAACGACGATATGCCTTTCTTGGTCGATTCCATTTCAGGAGGCCTTACGGTTACAAACCGCACTCACATGCACATGATGCATCATCCGATTATGGATGTTCCCCGCAGTGATAAAGGGGCTGTCATCGGGGACTCTAGTACGTCGCTCGTCGGGAAAAGGCCGTCAGAAGGCTCGCTCCGTGAAAGTGTGATGTATATTGAAATTGATGCGCTCTCAGGGAAAGCCTCCTTGGATAGTCTTCAGGCTTTTGTTGCGTCTATTTTGAAAGATGTTCGCTCAGCCGTAAAAGACTGGCGGCCAATGACAGCCAAAATTGATGAAACTGTCGCGGCATTAACTGTCAATCCGCCTGGAGGGGATATGGATGCGGCGGAAGAAACCATCGAGTTCTTACGCTGGTTGGGCGCAGATCACTTTACCTTCCTCGGATTTAGACAATATCGTTTTGATGGGGATCCGCTCACTGCTGATTTTAATGCCGTTGAAAAAACTGGCTTAGGTATCCTAAGAGATGAAACACGCTATGTTCTGCGCGGCCAAGATGGGCTCACGGCCATGTCACCAGAAATTCGGCACTTCTTCACAAGTAAAGACCCATTGATCATTACCAAGGCGAATGTCAAGGCAACCGTTCATAGGCCCACTCACCTTGACTATGTCGGTGTAAAATTGTTTGACGAGAGTGGGAATGTTGTTGGAGAAAATCGATTCATTGGCCTCTTTACAAGCCTATCCTATGGCCGCAGTGTCAAAGATGTTCCCATCTTAAGACAAAAAGTTGATCATATTCAAGAAACAGCTCGTTTTGACAAAAGTTCGCATGCAGGTAAAGCGCTCCTTCATATTATGGAAAGCTATCCTCGGGATGAATTTTTCCAAATTAGCAATGAACATCTCTATGAAAATTGCCTAGGCATTCTTCAGTTAACAGAACGTCCACGGACCCAGGCCTTTATTCGACGCGATAAATTTGAACGGTTTGTCTCTGCGATTGTCTATGTCCCTCGTGATAACTATCATTCAGGGCTCAGAGAAAAAATAGCTCAAATTCTCTGCGAAGCTTTCAACGGGGAAGTCTCAGTTTACTATGCTAATTTATCATCAGCTGCACTGGCACGCTGGCACTTCATTATCAGAACCAAACCTGGTGAAGTTCTTAATCCAGATGAAAAAGCCATTGATGATGCCATCAGTGATGCAGCACGCGGTTGGCAAGATCGTCTGAAATTGAGCCTTGTAGAAAAAGCAGGCGAAGAATTAGGAACAATCCTATACCGCGAATATAAAGATCGCTTTTCAATGGGATATCGCGAAAATTTCGATCCTGCCCAAGCTGCTTTCGATGTGTTGAAGCTCAATGAATTGACAGATGAGGATCGTATCCGTTTTGATTTTTATCGTCATCGCGCAGATGGCGATGACCATTTCCGATTAAAAATTCATCATAAAAATCGCATGGTGCCGTTGAGCGACTGTCTTCCGCTCCTTGAAAATCTTGGTTTCCATGTCATTGGGGAACACAGTTATACAATGCAAGACGGCTCCCCTGCATGCATTCATGACTTCACCCTTTATAAACCTGGTGGCATTGATATTGCTATCGAAGACACCAAGCCTATCATCGAAGACCTTTTGCTAAACACATGGCAAGGGCGTGCTGAAAACGATGCCTTTAACACCCTTGTCATGACTTCTGGCATGACATGGTCTGAAATCCTTGTTCTCCGGGCTTATGGTAAATATCTTCGCCAATTAGGTCTTGGATATACACCTGAATATATCTCACAGTGTATGGTTGAGCACTCAAAACTCTCAGCGACTTTAGTTTCTCTATTCCGGACTCTGTTCGACCCACAAACGAAGGGCAATCGTGAAAAACAAGCAAAAACCATTGCCAATGGCCTCATGTCAGAACTTGAAAAAGTCAGCAGTTTAGATCAAGACCGTATTTTGAGAGCCTATCTTTCTGTGATGTCCGCAACCCAGCGAACCAACTTCTTCCAGCCTGGTGTTCTAGAAGGCGTGGACGAAAGGGCGTTGGCATTCAAATTAAAAACCCGTGAGATTGAGGAAGCCCCTCTGCCGAGACCTTATGCGGAGATATGGGTTTATAGCCCGCGTGTTGAAGGGGTTCATTTGCGCGGTGGTCCTGTTGCTCGTGGCGGCCTCAGATGGTCTGATCGCCGAGAAGACTTCAGAACTGAAATTCTTGGACTGGTAAAGGCCCAGCAAGTGAAAAATACGGTGATTGTGCCTCAAGGTGCTAAAGGCGGATTTTTTGCCAAGCAACTTCCTGCACCCTCGGACAGGGAAGCCTTTATGAACGAGGGGGTTGCAGCATATCGTATGTTTATAACCAGCTTGATTTCCCTGACCGATAATCTGATTAAAGGGGATCTCGTCCCACCGTCAAATACGTGGCGCCGTGACAGTGATGACCCATACTTGGTTGTGGCTGCGGATAAGGGCACAGCTACTTTTTCTGATATTGCCAATGGGATTAGCGAAGCTCACAATTTCTGGCTAGGGGACGCCTTTGCTTCAGGCGGATCTAATGGCTATGACCATAAAGGGATGGGGATCACAGCCAAAGGGGCCTGGATTAGTGTGCAACGCCACTTCAGAGAGTTGGGAGTGAACACACAAACCGATCCTATTGCCACCATTGGTGTTGGCGATATGGCGGGGGACGTCTTTGGAAATGGCATGCTTCTTTCCAAAACAATCGCACTCAAAGCTGCCTTCAACCATCTTCATATTTTTGTAGATCCTAACCCTAAAAACCTCGAAAAAACGTGGGATGAAAGAAAACGTCTCTTTGAAATGCCTCGTTCAAGTTGGGAAGATTACAACAAAAAGCTCATTTCTAAGGGGGGAGGAATTTTCTCTCGCTCGGAAAAGTCAATTCCACTTTCTGCAGAGATGAAAGAATGGCTCGGTGTCAAAGACGATACGATGGCACCCAATCAATTAATCCACACCATCCTCAAAGCCGAAGCAGATCTACTCTGGTTTGGTGGGATTGGAACTTACATCCGTGCCAGTGATGAAACAGATGCTGAAGTCGGTGATCGTGCTAATAATGCTATTCGGATTGTTCCTGATCAGTTGAAGATTAAAGTAATTGGCGAAGGTGGTAATCTAGGGATGACCCACAAGGCTCGTATCGAATTGTCTAAGCTGGGCGGACGACTAAATGCAGACTTTATTGATAACTCTGCTGGAGTGGATTGTTCCGATAAAGAAGTGAATATTAAAATTCTTCTGGCCGATGTTCTAGAGAATGGAAAAATGAATCGGGATGAGAGAGACACGCTTCTTGTTGAAATGACTGACGAAGTCTCTGATATTGTTCTCACAGATAACTATCTACAAACGCAGGCCATTTCGGTCACAGAAGCCTATGCGACTGAACAGCGGGACAGTCATGCAGGCTTAATGCGCATGTTGGAACGCGAAGGCCTCTTAAATCGTGAGATTGAAAATTTACCGAGTGATGACAAGCTTGCGGAAATGGAAGCTCAGGATAAAGGCTTAACCCGTCCTGAGATTTCCACACTGATGTCTTATGCAAAAATGTCTCTCTATGATGTACTTTTAGAAGGAACAATTGTTGATGGAGCTGTCCTTAGAGATGAGTTGGAATGGTCCTTCCCGAAAGTATTAAGGGAAAAATTCCCAGACGAAATCAGCCGTCACAGACTAAAGCGTGAATTGGTTGCGACGGTTCTTTGTAACGAAGTTGTAAACTGGGCAGGCCTAACTTTTGTCTATGATATTAAAGAAGAAACAGGTCTGGCTGTAGAAGATATCGTCGCTGCCTTTGTTATTGTCCGTGAAATATATGAACTCAAGACAAATTGGCAACAAATTAATGATCTGGACTATAAAATCGACTCAGGTCTGCAATATGAAATGCACAATGAAGTTTCATTGTTTATTCGCCATCAAGTCCTATGGCTCTTGAGAAATCTTGCACAGCCATTTGACATTCAGGATCTTATTCGCCGCTTTGCAACTCCTGTGCATAACCTCTTTTCTGAAGCTGATAATCTACTCACACCAGAATCTAAAAAACTGGCCGCTGAGAAAATATCACACTTCAAGAAACAAGGTGTTACCGACGAATTAGCTCGTGTGATGGCAGGCATGGATAGCTTCCGTCAAGTGCCCGATATCAATGCTGTGGCTGAAGCAACACGTCGCGACGTAAAGGAAGTGGCTGTTCTCTACTTCTCTCTCGGCGAGGCTGCTGGCTTTAACTGGCTAAGAAATGCCTCTTATGCTGTACAGACTGAAGATCGTTGGGACGTCCTTTCCCTCCGCTCAGTTCGAGAGGATCTGGCTGATCAGCAACGGGAATTAACGCGCAAGGTCTTGGAAAGTTCAGGTCAGAATAAACCTGAAGAAGCGCTCTCAGCATGGCTAGACGCTCAGAAGACTAAGATCATTCGAACAGAACGACTGGTTGCGGATTTGAAAGCCTCTGGAGCAATGGGACTCTCAAAATTGAGTTTTGCTGTGAGGCACTTACGTTCCATTCTAAAATAG
- a CDS encoding AMP-dependent synthetase/ligase, producing the protein MPINNWPNLVSMFFDQVEANALKPMLHAKKDGAWVSLSWQEVAKQVAQLAQALKQMGIEKGDRVVLVSENRPEWAIADLAIMAAGAISVPTYTTYTPRDYLHILENSGAKAAIVSTKALSMTFLKAAHESEDLMHTICMEDPDLSQQLDVTVYDWTQQLAAQDGNVAMVKAWSDPVKRDDIACLIYTSGTGGAPKGVMIHHGAILHNCEGAAEVIKELGLKNNSFLSFLPLSHAYEHSAGMYLPLSIGADIWYAESLDKLAANMEEASPTIMVVVPRLFEMLRLRLMRQMQKKGGLSSKLFDRTVALGMKKSIGEESLSFFEKLQDSLLDILVRKKVQKKFGGRIKALVSGGAPLSPDVGFFFAGLGLPLLQGYGQTESGPVVSVNPPSDPRMSTVGKIMKNTEVKIAADGEILIRGELVMKGYWGNDLATKEALKEGWLHTGDIGILDNEGFLSITDRKKDILINDKGDNISPQRIEGLIALENEIAQAMVYGDRKPHLVGLVVPDQEWLVEWAKANKKESRKLADLMDDPDLKKALDAAVRRVNGRLSNLEKIRKIIIAKEAFSIDNEQMTPTLKIRRHVICDAYQERLESLYGKK; encoded by the coding sequence ATGCCGATCAACAACTGGCCCAATCTAGTATCCATGTTTTTCGATCAAGTAGAAGCCAATGCTTTGAAACCAATGCTGCATGCAAAAAAAGACGGGGCTTGGGTGTCTCTCTCTTGGCAGGAAGTGGCTAAACAAGTTGCTCAATTAGCACAAGCATTGAAGCAAATGGGTATTGAAAAGGGAGATCGGGTTGTTCTGGTCTCGGAAAATAGGCCTGAATGGGCGATTGCTGACTTAGCCATAATGGCCGCAGGTGCGATTAGCGTTCCCACCTATACAACTTATACGCCTCGTGATTATTTACATATTCTAGAAAATAGCGGGGCTAAGGCCGCCATTGTTTCGACCAAAGCTTTGTCTATGACCTTTCTAAAGGCTGCGCATGAATCAGAGGATTTAATGCATACAATTTGTATGGAAGATCCTGATTTATCGCAACAACTTGATGTGACAGTCTATGACTGGACACAACAGCTTGCTGCTCAGGACGGAAATGTAGCAATGGTGAAAGCATGGTCAGACCCTGTGAAACGTGATGACATTGCTTGTTTGATTTATACATCTGGTACTGGGGGTGCTCCAAAAGGAGTTATGATCCATCATGGTGCTATCCTTCATAATTGTGAAGGGGCGGCTGAGGTTATTAAAGAACTGGGGTTAAAGAATAATTCTTTTTTATCTTTTTTACCTCTGTCTCATGCCTATGAACATTCTGCGGGCATGTATCTACCGCTCTCAATTGGGGCTGACATTTGGTACGCAGAAAGTTTAGATAAATTGGCGGCCAATATGGAAGAAGCAAGTCCGACGATCATGGTTGTTGTACCACGACTCTTTGAAATGCTGCGTCTTAGACTCATGCGTCAGATGCAAAAGAAAGGCGGGCTTTCTTCAAAGCTATTTGATCGAACCGTCGCGCTCGGCATGAAAAAGTCTATTGGAGAAGAGTCTCTCTCCTTCTTTGAAAAACTCCAAGACTCTCTTTTGGATATATTGGTTCGGAAAAAGGTACAGAAAAAATTTGGGGGACGGATCAAAGCACTTGTTTCCGGAGGGGCGCCTTTGTCCCCGGATGTTGGTTTTTTCTTTGCAGGCCTTGGTTTGCCGTTGTTGCAAGGGTATGGGCAGACAGAATCTGGCCCTGTGGTCTCTGTTAATCCACCTTCTGATCCCCGAATGAGTACGGTGGGTAAGATTATGAAAAATACAGAAGTTAAAATTGCTGCGGACGGCGAGATCCTTATCCGGGGTGAATTAGTTATGAAGGGCTATTGGGGCAATGACCTTGCTACAAAAGAAGCTCTTAAGGAGGGCTGGCTTCATACGGGGGATATTGGCATCTTAGATAATGAAGGATTTCTCTCCATCACTGATCGCAAGAAAGATATCCTGATCAATGATAAGGGCGATAACATCTCTCCTCAAAGAATAGAAGGATTAATTGCCTTAGAAAACGAAATCGCTCAAGCGATGGTTTACGGTGATCGTAAGCCTCATTTGGTCGGCTTGGTTGTGCCTGATCAGGAGTGGCTTGTGGAATGGGCAAAAGCAAATAAAAAAGAAAGCCGTAAATTGGCCGACCTTATGGATGATCCAGATCTTAAGAAGGCATTGGATGCTGCTGTCAGGCGAGTGAATGGACGCTTGTCAAACCTTGAGAAAATCCGGAAGATCATCATCGCCAAAGAAGCTTTTTCAATCGACAATGAACAAATGACACCAACTTTAAAAATTCGCAGGCATGTGATCTGTGACGCTTATCAAGAGCGTCTAGAAAGTCTATACGGGAAAAAGTAA